The window TTCGAGCACTACGGCCACGGCACCGCCAAGCAGGCGATCGTCGGCCTCGGCGGCCAGGCGTTCATCGCGAAGAACTCGCAGGACGCGAAGAACCAGTTCCGTCCGTACTTCAACGAGGCGCCGGTGTACGGCAACGGCCCCACGATGGAGGAGTTCACGGACGCGACCCCGCTGACCGTCGGCAGCCCCCAGGAGGTCATCGACAAGACGCTGACCTTCCGTGAGTGGGCCGGCGACTACCAGCGCCAGCTGTTCCTGATGGACCACGCGGGCCTGCCGCTCAAGACGGTGCTCGAGCAGCTCGACCTGCTCGGCGAGCACGTCATCCCCGTGCTCCGCAAGGAGACCGAGGCCCGCAAGGACCCGGAGACGCCCGACGCCCCGACGCACGAGTCGCTCATCAAGGCCAAGTACGGCGACGCCGACCCGCGCCAGCCGCGGCCGAACGCCAACCGCGGGGACAACGTCACCGGCGCGTCCCCCTACCAGGACACCGAGGAGCAGTTCCAGGCCAGCTACCCGTCGCTCTGACGGCGGCCGTGAGAACAGCGCACCTGAGAGAAGGAAGATCATGACCACATCCCCGCGACCGTTCCGCGTCGTCGTGGTGAACGCGGGCGTCAGCGACCCGTCGTCCACCAAGATGCTCGCCGACCGGCTCGCCCTGCGGGTCGAGGCCGCCGCCCAGCGCGACGGCCGCACCGTGGAGACGCTCAACCTCGACCTGCGCGAGGTGCTGCCCGAGCTCGGCGCAGCCCTGGCCTCCGGTCACCTCGGGCCGAAGTTCACCAAGGCGATCGAGGCGCTCAAGTCGGCGGACGGCATCATCGCGACCGCGCCGGTCTACAAGGCCGGTCCGAGCGGGCTGTTCACCTCCTTCTTCCAGGTGCTCGACAACGACCTGCTGATCGCGAAGCCCGTCGTGCTCGGCGCGACCGCCGGCACGGCCCGGCACGCGCTCGTGGTCGACGGCGAGATGCGCTCCCTGTTCGCCTTCCTCCGCACGATGACCGCGCCGACCTCGGTGTTCGCGTCGACCGAGGACTGGCAGGACAAGTCGCTCGGCAAGCGGATCGACCGCGCGGCCCGCGAGCTGGTCGTGCTGATGGAGTCGGAGGTCGAGTCCAAGATCACCGACACGTCGTGGGACAGCTACCAGCACGAGTTCGGCTCGGCCGGAGGGAACGAGCTCGGCATCGACCTCGGCTCCGACCTGATGCGCCTCGCCGCGGGCGGGACCCTTCCCGGCGCCCGGCGATAACCGCGGACAGCCTTCCGTCCGCGAACAGGCCCCGGCATCGCCGGGGCCTGTTGCCGTCTCGGGACCGGAGCGGCCGCGGTAGGGTGCAGGGTAGAACAGGGAGGTCTTGGGGTTGGACGTTCTCAGCGTGCTGCAGTGGATCGGCGTCGTCGTCTGCC is drawn from Leifsonia shinshuensis and contains these coding sequences:
- a CDS encoding CE1759 family FMN reductase, with amino-acid sequence MTTSPRPFRVVVVNAGVSDPSSTKMLADRLALRVEAAAQRDGRTVETLNLDLREVLPELGAALASGHLGPKFTKAIEALKSADGIIATAPVYKAGPSGLFTSFFQVLDNDLLIAKPVVLGATAGTARHALVVDGEMRSLFAFLRTMTAPTSVFASTEDWQDKSLGKRIDRAARELVVLMESEVESKITDTSWDSYQHEFGSAGGNELGIDLGSDLMRLAAGGTLPGARR